TCGCAATTAGAATTGTGAACCCAAATCCCAAGGTCACTGACAAAGTAAGTATGGAACTCATCAACCGTCATGTTGTAAACCGTTACCTGTTTGTGTTTGTGCAACAGTTCGATGCTGTCAATCTTGAGTGTATTCCCATCACTCTGAACAAGCAAGTCTCCGACCTTGAGGTCTTTGACATACGTCCATCCCTTGCCTTCTACCCGTTATAGGTCGATTCAATCACTTGGTCGCCCACATGGACAAAAAGCCTTCGACCTCTGCAGCGGCTCTACCTTTCTCATTAAATTAAGGCATCTGAATACAATAAAAATAACAAGGTCAGTTTAACTGACCTTGTTATTTTTTTGAGATTTACTTCAAATTGTACTTTTCCATGATTTGAGAATAGAATTCTTCGTACTGTTGTGACTGATCTCCAATAGATTGACGTTCTGATTCACTTTGAATTCTGCTCACTGAATTCTCTTTATGATTGAGACTAAATTTACCCAGATTATCATTAATAATGCTGTAATCTCCAAAGGTATTTTTCATTAAGAAAATTATACTTTGGTCACCCTTCTGAAGTTCTACATAACCATCACTTGTTAATTTAGTATCACCGTCTAAACTAACTGGCTCAATTATTGAAATTGTTTCCTGTTCTTCAGAGAATTCTTCAGGTTTCTTTAAGATCTTATCGATTTTTATTTCAGTCAAAGTATAAAAATCTTGTATTGCTCCATCATCATAATTGGTTATTACATGCTTTCTGTTTTCAAAAGTTTCAGTCGGTGTTCCAACAATAATTAATTCCGCTACTTGATCAAGATTATCGACAGTATTAAAACGAATTGAATTTGTGCTAATAGAAACAGTATTTGAATAAGTAGGTTCTTCTTCTACTAAACTCGCTCCTGTATCTATTGAATTTGTATTTGAATTCATGTTTAAAGTCCACACAAATGTAGACAAGATAATAACTAGTAAAATTGAAAAGAAGATTATATTTCGTCGATTTCGTATCATTTTTTCCTCATCCTTTCTACTTAATTACCCCATTTATTTCTAATAGAAATAATATCGTAAGATGTCGGGCCAATATTTTGAACTCCCTGTCTCATAACTGAATTTATGGTTGAGTTATCCGGAACATGATCTTGTGCTAAAGAATGTCCAATTTCATGAGTAGCATTTGAGACAATTTGTTGGCGAGTAAGTCCGAATTTCTCTATATTATTATGATATATTGATACATTACTATAGGCCCAGGTCTCATTCGCAGTTGCTGCAATGTATCCCCCTGTACTTGTTCTTTTAAATCCTTCTTGCTGACCAAGCCGAGTTGCTATAGAAGTTACACCTACATAATATTTATCCGGCGTTCCATTTGCATTCAATACTCTAGTAATATTCACAGAATCTGCCGTGTCGTTCCAGCTAAAACGAGCATCATCATAAGCTGATACATATCCATATGAGCTAACTGACTCTGTATAATAAGCTGTGAAATTTGCACTCGGTCGTCCACCTGAAAAAGAAAGTGCAGTTGCCTCTACAGAAAAAAGGGAGGACGCTAAAGGAATAGAAACAAGACACAGTATGAGTTTTCTTATTGTTTTTTTGTTTGTACTTAACATAAAAACACCCTTTCTAAAGTATTATGCAAAATTTATTTCTTGGAACCAGTATTGTAGAACCCCCCTCCTTTTCTACAATTTTACAATAATATAAATATATTATAAATAGAAAACGTTTTCAACTAGTAAATAGATTTTTACGAACTTATACCGATAACATAAAAAAAGTCACTAAAATAGCGACTTTCAATGGGAATATGTTCTTGTCCCCCGACATTAAACGTTCCTGTTCACGAACCCAAGCGTACACCTGCTGATAAGATACACCGTACTTTTCCATCGCTTTTTGATAATCCAAATTATTAGCGATTGTATATTGTGCAATTTCAATGCGTTCTTCAAAAGTTGTTTTACGTCCTTTGTTCATATGAGATAGTGCTTTTCCCTTACGTGTAGATTTCAATTCTATCTCATTAGTATACTTGATAGCAGCAAGCTTCAATTCCTTTGAATATGATTTCCACGTATTCGATTCTTTTAACCCATCCAAACCATCTGCTTCATATTTTCTTATCCAATCCTTAACCGTACCCTTGCTAATTCTAAGCTGTTTTGATTCATAGTTTGGATTTGACCTACGTTCAAGACAACGCTGAACGGCTTGTAATTTTACTTCTAAGGAAATAGGACTTCTTTTTGACATTAGAAAAACTCCCATCATTGTAGCGGTAGAAGTTTTTTTCTACTATCTACTATGATGGGAGCATATCAACTTTCAATGGGAATATGTTTTTTCCCCGACAAATCGCAAGTGGCTCTAAGGCAATACTATTGAGATAAATGATTCTGGGCTTTTCGGAATAAAGAAAGCTTCGATTTTTTGTCTTGTTCCGAATTAAGTGGTTCAGTAAACATTTTCAGCCCTTCATCTGTTACAGCATTTTTATCTAAAGCATAATCAAGAGTTTTAAATGCCTTAATATCGATTAACATTGTTATTTCTACTGGCTTTAATTTATTTCCTGCCCTAACAATTTCCCGACATTTGAAAGCGGCTGACTCTTTGATAAATGCTTTACTTGAAAAAATCTTTTCTATAATTTCAAGTTGCTTTAAAGAAATAATGTCGCTCTTCAATGCATTGATAAACAAACTTTCAACAGCAAGGAATTTATTTTGAGAGTATTCATTTAACATTGCCTGCATAAGTTCATTTGAAAGAGAATCCAATCCAGATAGACGATGATAAAAATACGACCATACTAGATGTTCTTTTAAATGAGGATGTATAGTCATTTTGTCTAAAACTGGATGCAAACGATTAATTGCTTGTGGTGATAACACTCTGTGCAGACCCAACTGTTCATTCAAATCCATACATCCAAGTAGCTGATTTACTTGAAGTACCAAGTCATCACCTTGAATATGATTACCTTTCAATAGGGCAATCATTTCTTCTGTTGCTTTCACTTAAAGAATACACCACCTTTATTATTATTAACATCACCTGTACTTATTTGGATTATTGTACCTATACCATTTCATAATTTGCGAGATTGAACTTCTTATTTGTGCTCGATACTGGGTTACAAGCAATGATTGAGCCCTATTTAATTCCGGTTCACCTTCAATTGGTTTACACATTTTGTCCAACCCTTACCACATTCCCTTTATTGTCTATTACATGTACATGACCTGCAGGCATGGTCATTGCTATGGTAATAATGTTCAATATATCCAAAACTATTTTTTCCAATATAACTTGGCGGCAGCTCAGCAGCATAAGCTGTTGGCATAAATGAATCCCATATTTTATCCCAAGCGTTCGATCCAGGCTCAACTATTTGAACCTTTATCCTCACACCAATTGCTTTTCCACTTTGAAGTATAAAGCTTGCATCACCAATATAACAATCCACATAAGAACATGCATTATTACGGATTCGATCGTTTGCCTTCTCCAATCTTAGTTGCATTTCCTTTTGTTTCGATACACATGTACTATTATTACAATATTTCTGGATATACCTTTGAATTTCTCCCCACATTTTGGAGTTGTTTTCGAGTTGCGGATTGTTTATTAATCCGTCATAGCCACTATATGAATCTACGTAACAACCAGCATCCCTACCAGCTACACACATACCACTGAGGTCTATATGAATTAACGGATTATTGAGCACGTAAGTATACATATTCAGAGTTATAGGATCATTGAGTTGCCCTTCATACGTATCCTCATTAATAAAACGCCCTATATTCGGATCATACCAGCGAGCCCTCCGATATTGGAGATTGGTCGAGGAGTCCCAATACTCTCCTGCATCATTAAGTCATCGCCATTATATCAATTTTACTCTTGATCTGGAGTGTACTCCAAGTTGTATCATTATCAGTATGCAAGTAAATTCCACTTCTTGGAGGCGCGAAATATGGGAGTTCAAAAACTGGAGCATGTAGGCGTAGTCGTGAGAAGCATCGACGAAAGCTCTGCATTTTACGAGAAAGTGCTCGGCATGGAGCTTAAAGAAATCCGTCAGCCTAATCCTAACGTACGTCTTGGATTTTTAGGTTTTCCCGGGGAAGCGAATCTCATCATCGAGCTGGTAGAAAGAACAAATTCAGAGCTTCCAAACGAAGGAACCGTGAACCATATTGCCTTTACGGTAGAGGATGTCGAACAGGAAGCAGCTCGGATTGCAGAGCATGGCGTAGCTTTTATTAACGAAAAAATAGTAACGTTGGCGGACGGAACCAGATTCATATTCTTCCAAGGGCCGGACGGAGAACGCTTAGAATTGTATCAACCGGCCTCTGCTTGAGTTAGAATGGGAAGATAAGGAGGTGCAGCAAAGTGATCGAAATTCCTGAATCTGTAAGCTCCATTAAACAGGCATCCGAATTAACGGGGCTCTCCGAGGATACGATCCGCTATTACGAGAAGATTGGCTTGCTTCCGCATGCCGACCGCAAAGCAAACGGACACCGAACGTATAGCAAAAGCCAATTGGCGGGCATGGTTTTCTTAACGAGGCTCAAGGCAACAGGCATGACTCTGGAGGAGATGAAGCATTTCCGCAATCTTTACGAAGCAGGCGCTGCCTCTATCCCTCAGAGAGTCTCCATACTAATGGAACACAAGGAAAGAATTCAGAAAGAGATTGAACGATTGATAGAGACGCAAAGAATTATTGATTACAAGCTCGACAATTATCATGAGATCGTTGTAAATCCCAACTTAAACAATACCGCCTGCAATCCTGCCGAATAGCAAAGATGAATAAGCTCGTTCGACACTTTGAATTGTTTAGAATCACAGCCGTCTTGTCGCGCTGGTTCAAAGCCGAATTTTGAGTATTACGACGGGTATACCGATGAGAAACACAATTCGTATTACATTTCTTAAGATACTGTTTGTACTGTTTCTCTCTTTCACGTAAGACTACTTAATTATTTTAACCTCTGCGTATGATGAATTAGATGACTCTAGCAAGGGCTGCGAGATAGACTTTAAGTGATAATCAAAAAACGCGGATACATATTCCCTCTGAGCATCAAGCGCTCGCTGAGGATCAACGGGTCCTATGCTTTGATGGATCACCTGCCTGGAGAGACTCAGCTTCATCGCAATCTGAGGTAACAGGTACTGATAATCAGTGAAGGTAAAATGCGCTCCGTTCGGTATACTTAAATCGAATTTCCATCCGCTTGTTCGGCTCCAGAACATACCCCGGTCCTCAGCAGTCAAATGCGAGTCCACTTTCCCCTCATCATTGATACCGGAGTTAAGCAGCATAAAGGGACGATCTAGACCATGTTGAGCCACGGGAAGTGGATGGTTAGGCATATGCCCTAAAGTTCCGTCCATATCAATTCCCGCATCGAACCGATCATCTTCATACATCGTTTGAGCCGCTGTCGCACCTCCTGCGGAGTGCCCATAAATGCCTACCTTTGACAAATCAAGCGTTTCAGGCAACCCTTGAGGCAATCCCTTCTGCTCTGCATCGATATTACTCCCGGTCCTCATCTCCTCCAATTGATCCAATGCAAATCGCACATCATCAACTCGTACCTCTATCATCTTTAGCACCGTTTCAGCATTAATCTCCGGTAATGTTCCCTTTACAATCCGCCCGTCGGGAAATTCGACTACAGAAGATTCATGTGTGTGATCTATTGTGATAACAACATACCCCTGGCTAGCCAGCTCCTGAACTAGAATAGTGCCAAAACTTCGTGGTACAGTGCCTCCTGGTGAGAAGAAAATCACTGGCCATCCTCCTTTTTTAGCAACTGCAGGTGCATCCAGCCATGCATGCGTATCAATGCCCGATAAATCAATCGTCCCAGGATCCAGACCAATCGATGGGATTTCTTCTTCATCGTAATGCATAGCCGCACCCTCATGCATATATGCTGCCCGCTGTTCGCTTTCTTTTTCAGCCGGATACCAAATACTGATCATGAGTTCCCTCTGGAGTTGGTTCACCCATGGATCTATTCTTTCCGTGTCCACCAAGTGAAGCTCTGTAACGCCGATCACGTAATTCCCTTTCGGTTTAGGTAGATCAAAGTGAACATCGCTTGTACCTCGATCTTCAGCTTCTTTCAGTGGTTCCGGAGCCAACCAGACGAGGAATCCAACGAGTATTAGGATACCTGCTACTATACCAAGTAAAGCGAGACGGCTGGAATGTAATGCTTCCCCGATGAGGAGTTTGCTGACCGATCCTATGGTCAATATAAAATAGAACATGTAAATCACCAAAAAGATGCTTATACAGATCAGTATCGGCTCCAAAAGGCTGATGCCTCCCAATCCTCCGAACAACCTTCTCATCCAGGTGAAAATGACAACATAGTGGACTATTCCAACAAGCAGCGGGAGCATAAAAACTACAGCGTTTTGCTTGATGATGGACGTTCTGATTTCCTTGTTACTCACACCAATCTTCTTGAGAATATCATAGCGGGAAATATCACCTGTAGCTTCAGTCAATTGCTTAAAATAAAGGACACTACCCAATGCAAGGAGGAACACAAGCCCAAGAAAACCAAGAATAAATACATTCAACCCCGCATTTTCAATTCCTACACGATACTCGGCATAGTACGAGGACATCTTGGATTCCGGTGTTGCTATGTCGGCAAGCGTATCGGAGGTTTTTTTCGTCGTTTTTTGTTCTTCTACCGCATATCCAATATAATTTACAGGCGTACTTTGCCGTTCTACGAATTTGTATAATTCGTCAGCTACTACGATCATGTTATCCGGATAGCTCCAGTTCACGATTCGCTCAATCGTCATATCTGTATAAGCCAAGGTTAACTGCTGAGAGGACAGCTGCAGAGAGATGGTTTCATAATCATAATCTGCCCACTCATGTTCGGTAAACATCGGGCGAATTGCGATCGCTTGATCGCTTTCCGTTACATTAACTTGGGGAATGCCTAGTGCTTCTGCAGCTTGGTTATATCCGCTCATCGATATCACTTTGATGGGCTGCTCGTTATTGGCTAGCTGTTTGTTTGATATAATTTCGTTATTAGAAGAATAACCGTTAAGTTGAACGACTGAAATCTCCACCTGCGCAGTAACAGGATGTTCGGCATCTCTTTTGATGATATCGTCCACTTGCTTATTGAAAGCTTCGTCCTGACTGACAAACATGTAGCTGAATGGAGCAGCCAAACGCGCCGAATGTTCGTAGGTGTGGTAGGTGCTCAATCCAAAACTAAATGCACATAAAGCCAATGCCGACAAGATGGAAATGATGGTGAACGTACGGGCATTGCCCCTCATCCGGTATACAAGATTTGAGGTAATAACCAAATTCATACCTTTAAAGTAATGCTGCTTACGGCCTTTCATCAATCTCAGCATAAAAATGACAAATGATGAAAACATAAGTCCAGTGCCCAAAATGATTCCAACCGTCATCATTCCTAGGTTGGTTAGTATCTGTTCAGTATTTGTGAACTCCCTTAAACCAATCTCATAACTGATTGACAAGATAAGGACCGCAGCACACGCAGAAATGATGGAAGCTCGCGATTCACTCTCACCTTCCTGTTCTGCCCTAAACAACTCGATCAACCGGAATCGGTAAATCAGTCTGTAAGCTTGCAGTGACGTAATCAGAATAATGATCATGAACACAATGACTGTACTTGCTACTGCTGGAAATGAAATTGAAATGCTAATGTCGACATTAACGCCGAGCAACCTCGCCAACATCATGGAGAACAGCTTTGATAATAGGGTTCCAACCATAACTGCTAAGACCAGCACAATCGTACCAATCAATAGGTTTTCATAAAACAGTAGTTTCCCAATCGTTTGATTAGGTAACCCCAGTAGCGCGTAAAGCCCCACCTCCTGTTTCCGTTTCCGGGTAAAGAATTGATTCGAATACAAGATAAACACTGAAACGAACAATATCAGGACTATGGAGGCGATGAAAAAAATAGATTTCATACTTTCCGATGATTCAATTGATCTGATGATTTCTGTACTATTCTGAAGAGAAACGAAAATATAAAAAATGACCGTACTTACAAACATGGAAAAAAAATAAACGAAGTAACTTCGGAAATTACCCTGAATATTTTTCCTTGCCAGATCAAACAGCGTCATTTGCATCCCCTCCGAGCACGTTCAGCACATCAAGTATCTTTTTAAAAAACTCTTTTCTGGTCATGTTGCCTTTGACTAGCTCTGCGAAAATACCGCCATCTTTAATAAAGAGCACTCGGGTGCAATAGCTTGCTGCGTAAGCATCATGTGTAACCATAAGAATCGTGGCAAACTCCTGCCTGTTCAGATCATTCATGGTTTCCAGCAAATCTGTTGCTGCACGTGAATCTAGGGCTCCTGTCGGTTCATCCGCCAGGATTAGTCTCGGATCGGTAACGATTGCCCGTGATGCTGCGGTACGCTGCTTTTGCCCGCCAGAGATTTGATAAGGGTATTTATCCATCAATTTTTCTATGCCAAACCGATTCCCGATTGCCTCAACTCGGTGCTCTATTTCTTTCACGTCCATCTTGGCCAGAGCAAGAGGAAGCACTATATTTTCCTTGACAGTTAGCGTATCTAATAGATGATAGTCTTGAAAAATAAATCCTAGCTTCGATCGGCGAAACTCGGATAACTGAGCTTCATTCATTTGCAGCACACTTTCCCCATCTATTACAACGTCTCCTGAGGTCGGCTCGTCAATTGTGGAAACGATATTGAGCAGTGTCGTTTTCCCGGAACCGGAAGGCCCCATAATACCTACAAATTCCCCCTCATAAACGTTCATATCAATCCCATGCAGTACAGGCATGACATTTCCTTTGACGGCGAATGACTTTTGTAATTGATTAATTCTAACGATCTCTTTCATTTCTTGCATAGCACCTCCTTTGTTAATTACTTTGTAGCATAACACCTTCACTTACAAGGAACCTTGGTTCTGACTTACGTTTTCCGTAAGCAGACTTACACTTTTGTCACCTTGTATAATAGAGATGTTTCCTTTATATAACAAAGGTATAATGAGATGGACTTAACCTAATTGGAGGTAACAAGTGTGAAGATTATGGTTATAGAAGACGATGTGACGATAAGAGAAATGCTTGGAGCGACCGTTCAGAGATGGGGATTCGAAGCTGTTCTTTGTAACGATTTTGATCAGGTCCAGCAGCAATATGTGAAAGAACAACCTCATCTGGTGCTTCTAGATATTAATCTGCCAGTTTATGATGGATTCTATTGGTGCAGTAGGATCAGAGAAGTCTCCAAAGTCCCAATTATCTTCCTCTCTTCCCGAAACACTCCCATGGATATGGTAATGGCGATCAATATGGGTGGAGACGACTACATCACGAAGCCCTTCTATGACGAGATCCTCATCTCTAAAATCAAAGCGTTGCTGCGTAGAACATACTCTTATACAGATTCTGTCCTAAATGTAATTGAGCATAACGGTGTGATATTGAACCTGAATGAAGGAAAGCTGTTATGCGGGGCACAAACGGCCGAACTTACGAAAAATGAGTTTCGAATTTTAAATCTTTTGATGCAAAACAAAGGAAGAATTGTCAGTCGAGAGAAAATGATGCGACGTCTGTGGGAAGATGAAAGTTTTGTAGATGACAATACATTAACCGTGAATATGACGCGTATCAGAAAAAAACTAATGGAATTGGGACAGAATCAATTCATAACGACGATCAAAGGTGAGGGGTATATAATTAAATGAGTCTTTTACAATACTTAGAAGATAAGCTTTCTGTTATTATACTGGCTGTTTCAATGATGCTTTTTACCAGCTTAATGATGTTTATCAGTCCAGGTGGTAGGTATGACACTGAGGATATTCTTTACAACTTGTTAGGTTGCTTTACTTTGATAGGAGTATATCTGGCCGTCGGATTCACTCGCCGCTACGGACATTATAAAGTACTGAGTGAAATAATCAAAAATGGCGGAAACGATTTCTTTGCTGCAATCCCTAAGTCTTTAAGTCATGAACAGAGACTGTATATGTCTCTGGCCAGAAAGCTCCATAAAGCCAAATTGGAAGCAGACCAGACTTTCCATGAGGAGCGAACGGACTTTCATGACTTCATCATATCTTGGATACATGAAGTGAAGCTACCTATAACAGCATGTCATCTACTGTTGAGAAATAATACAATCAGTTCTTTAGAAGAGCTCGTGAACAAGCTGGAGGATGAAGTAAACAAAATTGATCATTATGTAGAACAAACACTCTATTATTCCCGGATCGATTCATTCTCAAGAGATTATCTGATTGCAGAGGTTTCATTGAATCAAATCATGCGGGCCAGTGTCCGGAAGTATGCTAAGATGTTCGTCGCCAAGCGAATCCGATTCACCATGTGGGAAGAAGAAACAACGGTTTACAGTGACACTAAATGGCTTGGATTCATTATAGACCAGATCGTCACCAACGCTTTGAAATATACAGAGCGTGGAGGTTCCGTTATCTGTTCTCTTGAGGAAAATACGAGAGAGAAGCGCCTATTGATCCAGGATTCCGGTATTGGTATTCTTCCGGAAGAGCTGGTCAGAATTTTTGACAAAGGATTTACTGGTTCTAATGGTAGAAAAAATACTAGCTCTACTGGCATGGGATTATACCTGGCCAATCAGATGGCAATCAAACTTGGCCACTCGCTAACTGTGCAATCAGAAGAGGGTCAATATACGGAACTTGCAATAATCTTCCCTAAATCGCGTAGCATCTATCACTATATTTAATTTCACACATACACTTAATTAGCGACTTTCAATGGGTCTTTGTTCTTGTCCCCGGTCAGTTCTTGTTCTCGGATGACAAGAACATAAACCGGGTTTTTGGCTAATTCGCTGGCCACAATCGAATCGAAATCGACCTAAAAAGCTTTTTCATATCCATCATACTCTACTGTATCTGCTGTCATGAGGGCCACTTCTTCACCCAATAGTCTTTTGACAAGATGAAAAGCTAAGTGAAGCCCCGCATCTGGTCCTTGTGCAGTAATAATGCTCCCCTCATCTACGAACTTTTGATCTTGAATTACCGTGACTTCAGGAAAATACTTCTGGAAGGAGTCCAGTCCTTTTCGGTTGGTAGTTGCTTTTTTCCCATTTAACAGCCCCGCTTGAGCTAAAGCGAATGCACCCGTACAGACAGATGTCATCAATTCTACAGTTTGATCGGTGATCCACTGGATCACCCTTGTATTTGCGATCAGTTTGCGGATTATCGGCTGGAAACCGCCTGGAATCAAAACGATATCAAATTGGGGGGCATTCTCAATGCTGTAGTCGGCCATAATGCGGAGGCCATTGCTGGCCGTAACGATTCCCCCTGTTTCTGATACCGTATGAACTAAAAATGGCTTAGGCTGCTCATCCGCTGAGCCAAAGATCATATTCTGAACATCTTGAGCACTGTATCGCGTAACTGATAGAATCTCAGACGGACCAACGAAGTCAAAAGCGTCAACCTGATCAAATACGAGCATACCTACCGACCATTGTTTTTTCATAAGAATCAATCACTCCTCTTTGATTTGAAATGTTTGCACACCACAAAAAAACCGAACGTTCGTTATATAAATTACCATAAATTTCATGAACCGTCTATATACATTTACGACTCTTTACAGAGGCATCATTTGATATATAATCAAAATAACGAACGATTGTTTTTTTTTGAGGGGGATGGCGTTGAAAAAAGGAGAAAAGACCAAGGATTTTATCATCCGACAAGCTGCCGTTTTATTCAATCAGAAAGGGTACTTTGGCTCCTCTATCTCGGATCTGACCCGTGTCACCGGTATGCAAAAGGGCGGAATCTATAATCATTTCGAGAATAAGGATCAGCTAGCCCTAGAAGCGTTTGAACATGCTGCAACGGTATTGAGAGCATCTTTCGTGGATGCGATGGCGAACAAAAAGACGGCTTTTGAAAAACTGTCTGCCGTTATTTCAGTCTATCAGGATGCTTATGATAATCCCCCGCTTGCAGGGGGCTGTCCCGTTCTAAACACAGCCATCGAGAGTGATGACGCTCATCCTGCATTAAAGGAAAAGGCGCAAATAGCGATGGGTAGTTTTTTGGAATTAATCCGTTCTCTTCTTCGGTTGGGGATCGAACAAGGGGAGTTTAAAGAAGAGATAGAGGTGGAAGAATTTTCCATCTATATAACCTCAGTAATTGAGGGCGGAGTCATGTTGAGTAGACTGTACGAAGACAATTCACATATCCGTTCTAACATTAATCGGTTGCTAAGTGAGATTGATAAATATCGAACGAGAAATTGAATTCTCTCGCCGCAGGATGGCCGCCGAATCGCATCTGCGGCCTTTTCCTTTTGATCATTAAATTCCAGTTAGATATTTATCTAACCGGTAATCGGCTCATGTTCTTGTCCTTTTCGGCAATCGGACTACTCATTTACTAGCTTGTCTACATGATGTTCTGTAGTAATTGCATATAGCATCTAATTTACATAATTTATAAATAATCACATAACTCTAATGCGATTCACTCTATACCCACTCAGGATTCTCCGAATCGCTTGGCGTTCCGTGCCCGGGCCCGAGCGATCTCGACCTCTCGATTGCGAGGTTCGGCTTGAGTCACCAGAGAATCTAGCAGCTGTCGTGCAACGACGGTGAACTCTTGCACCGCTTGGTTAAACGCCGCTTCGTTCGCTTTGGAAGGACGGTTAAAGCCCGAGAGCTTCCTTACGAATTGCAGCGCTGCAGCCTGAATTTCTTCTTCCGTCGCAGGCGGGTCGAAATTGAATAAGGTCTTGATATTTCGGCACATGGCATTTTAAACCCCTTTCTTGAAATGAACGCACTTTGTTGTATCCAGCATAACATAGTTTGTTCATTCCTGTAGTTACTCAACCTCTCATATAAAAAAAAGAAGCGGCTGCTAACCGGCAAACTGCCCTTTGCTGTATTGAGCTAAAGTTT
This sequence is a window from Paenibacillus urinalis. Protein-coding genes within it:
- a CDS encoding TetR/AcrR family transcriptional regulator translates to MKKGEKTKDFIIRQAAVLFNQKGYFGSSISDLTRVTGMQKGGIYNHFENKDQLALEAFEHAATVLRASFVDAMANKKTAFEKLSAVISVYQDAYDNPPLAGGCPVLNTAIESDDAHPALKEKAQIAMGSFLELIRSLLRLGIEQGEFKEEIEVEEFSIYITSVIEGGVMLSRLYEDNSHIRSNINRLLSEIDKYRTRN
- a CDS encoding DUF2277 domain-containing protein, which encodes MCRNIKTLFNFDPPATEEEIQAAALQFVRKLSGFNRPSKANEAAFNQAVQEFTVVARQLLDSLVTQAEPRNREVEIARARARNAKRFGES